From Glycine soja cultivar W05 chromosome 4, ASM419377v2, whole genome shotgun sequence, the proteins below share one genomic window:
- the LOC114409755 gene encoding (-)-isopiperitenol/(-)-carveol dehydrogenase, mitochondrial-like, translating to MAESANSIHNSGQKKLAGKVAIITGGASGIGEETARLFAHHGARMVVIADIQDDLGIQVAASIGSHRCSYVRCDVTDEDQVKNLVDSTVNAHGQLDIMFSNAGILSPSDQTILDLDFSAYDRLLAVNARGMAACVKHAARSMVERRVRGSIVCTASVSASHGGLRRTDYVMSKHAVKGLMHAASAQLGAHGVRVNCVSPSGLTTPLTRAAHAAMETKELQKQYAQSSRLKGVFLTPKHVADAVLFLACGDSEFVTGHDLVVDGCFDGV from the exons ATGGCTGAATCAGCAAACTCAATCCACAACAGTGGCCAGAAAAAGTTAGCCGGCAAAGTTGCCATAATCACCGGCGGAGCCAGCGGCATCGGCGAAGAGACGGCGCGTCTGTTTGCTCACCATGGTGCACGAATGGTTGTGATTGCAGACATCCAAGATGACCTGGGTATCCAAGTAGCAGCATCCATTGGCTCTCACAG GTGCAGCTATGTCCGTTGTGACGTGACAGACGAAGACCAAGTCAAAAACCTCGTGGATTCCACGGTCAACGCTCACGGCCAGCTGGACATCATGTTCAGCAACGCGGGCATCCTCAGTCCCTCCGACCAGACAATCCTCGACCTCGACTTCTCCGCGTACGACCGTCTCCTCGCCGTGAACGCGCGGGGCATGGCAGCGTGCGTGAAGCACGCAGCGCGGTCGATGGTGGAGCGGCGCGTGAGGGGCAGCATTGTGTGCACGGCGAGCGTGTCAGCGTCGCACGGCGGCCTGCGGCGAACCGACTACGTGATGTCGAAGCACGCGGTGAAGGGGCTCATGCACGCGGCCAGCGCGCAGCTTGGAGCGCATGGTGTTAGGGTGAACTGCGTCTCGCCGAGTGGGTTGACCACGCCGCTGACACGTGCCGCGCATGCCGCGATGGAGACGAAGGAGTTGCAGAAGCAGTACGCGCAGAGCTCTAGGTTGAAAGGTGTCTTTTTGACGCCGAAGCATGTCGCGGATGCGGTGCTGTTTCTTGCGTGCGGTGACTCCGAGTTTGTAACCGGACACGATCTTGTGGTGGACGGTTGTTTTGACGGtgtttag
- the LOC114409756 gene encoding LRR receptor-like serine/threonine-protein kinase FEI 1, with protein sequence MGLVVLMLMVVIPTTVLCPSSLALTLDGLALLEVKSTLNDTRNFLSNWRKSDESHCTWTGITCHLGEQRVRSINLPYMQLGGIISPSIGKLSRLHRLALHQNGLHGVIPNEISNCTELRALYLRANYLQGGIPSNIGNLSFLHVLDLSSNSLKGAIPSSIGRLTQLRVLNLSTNFFSGEIPDIGVLSTFGSNAFIGNLDLCGRQVQKPCRTSLGFPVVLPHAESDEAAVPDKRSSHYVKWVLVGAITLMGLALVITLSLLWICLLSKKERAARRYIEVKDQVNPESSRKDDGTKLITFHGDMPYTSLEIIEKLESVDEDDVVGSGGFGTVYRMVMNDCGTFAVKRIDRSREGSDQGFERELEILGSIKHINLVNLRGYCSLPSTKLLIYDYLAMGSLDDLLHENTEQSLNWSTRLKIALGSARGLAYLHHDCCPKIVHRDIKSSNILLDENMEPRVSDFGLAKLLVDEDAHVTTVVAGTFGYLAPEYLQSGRATEKSDVYSFGVLLLELVTGKRPTDPSFARRGVNVVGWMNTFLRENRLEDVVDKRCTDADLESVEVILELAASCTDANADERPSMNQVLQILEQEVMSPCPSDFYESHSDHC encoded by the exons ATGGGTCTTGTAGTGTTGATGTTGATGGTGGTGATTCCCACCACTGTTTTGTGCCCTTCTTCTCTTGCTCTGACGCTAGATG GATTGGCATTGTTGGAGGTCAAAAGCACTTTGAATGACACAAGGAATTTTCTCAGCAACTGGAGAAAGTCTGATGAGTCTCACTGTACATGGACTGGTATCACTTGTCATCTTGGGGAACAACGAGTTCGATCAAT aaatTTACCTTATATGCAACTGGGGGGGATTATATCTCCCAGCATTGGCAAACTCAGTAGACTGCATAGACT GGCACTTCATCAAAATGGCTTACATGGAGTTATTCCTAATGAAATTAGCAATTGTACTGAGCTTAGAGCACT GTACTTGAGAGCTAATTATTTACAAGGAGGCATCCCATCAAATATTGGAAATCTTTCCTTTTTACATGTATT GGATTTATCAAGCAACTCATTGAAGGGTGCTATTCCTTCTTCTATTGGCCGTCTTACACAGTTGCGAGTTCT GAACTTGTCAACCAATTTCTTTTCCGGTGAAATCCCCGACATTGGAGTACTGAGCACCTTTGGGAGCAATGC GTTTATTGGGAATTTAGATCTTTGTGGGAGGCAAGTTCAGAAACCATGTAGGACATCACTTGGTTTCCCAGTGGTGCTACCACATGCTGAAAGTGATGAAGCTGCAG TCCCTGACAAAAGATCTTCACATTATGTGAAGTGGGTGCTAGTTGGTGCAATAACACTAATGGGCCTTGCACTTGTTATAACACTTTCATTACTATGGATTTGTTTGCTATCAAAGAAGGAAAGAGCTGCCAGGAGATACATAGAAGTGAAGGATCAAGTCAATCCAGAATCAAGTAGGAAGGATGATG GTACAAAACTCATCACCTTCCATGGTGATATGCCATACACATCGTTGGAGATCATAGAAAAGTTGGAGTCTGTTGATGAAGATGATGTGGTAGGGTCTGGAGGATTTGGTACCGTTTACCGAATGGTGATGAATGATTGTGGTACATTTGCTGTAAAGAGGATTGATAGAAGCCGTGAAGGTTCTGATCAGGGGTTTGAAAGGGAACTAGAAATATTGGGTAGCATCAAGCACATTAATCTAGTTAACCTGCGTGGTTACTGCAGCCTACCTTCTACTAAGCTTCTAATATATGATTATTTAGCCATGGGAAGCTTAGATGATCTCTTGCATG AAAATACTGAGCAATCACTGAATTGGAGTACTCGCCTAAAGATAGCTCTCGGTTCTGCCAGGGGATTGGCTTACTTGCACCATGACTGCTGCCCAAAAATTGTGCATCGCGACATAAAATCCAGCAACATCCTTCTTGATGAGAACATGGAGCCCCGTGTCTCTGATTTTGGTCTTGCAAAACTTTTGGTAGATGAAGATGCCCATGTTACAACAGTGGTTGCTGGCACATTTGGTTATCTAGCTCCAG AGTATCTACAAAGTGGGAGAGCCACTGAGAAATCAGATGTGTATAGTTTTGGAGTGCTATTGCTAGAACTTGTAACTGGAAAGAGACCAACAGATCCTTCCTTTGCAAGGAGAGGTGTAAATGTTGTTGGTTGG ATGAACACATTCCTGAGAGAAAATAGACTGGAAGACGTAGTAGACAAAAGATGCACTGATGCAGATTTGGAATCTGTTGAAGTAATCCTTGAACTAGCAGCAAGTTGCACTGATGCAAACGCGGATGAACGTCCATCGATGAACCAAGTGTTACAGATACTGGAACAAGAGGTTATGTCTCCATGCCCAAGTGATTTTTATGAGTCACATTCAGATCACTGTTAA